The following nucleotide sequence is from bacterium.
CGTGGTGCCGCACGTGCGGAGCGACGTCGGGCAGCGGGTCATGAACGACGTCCGCAGCGCCGTCGACGAGATGCAGCGCGAGGAGGCCGGCCTGCTCCGCGAGCGGCTCGCGGCGGCGGCGGCGAGCCGCACCCGACTCGAGCTGTGGCTCGTCGCCGCCGCCGCCTTCGCGATCGGGCTCGTCGGCATCGTCCTCTTCGGCCTCAACGCCGCCACGCGCCGGCGGCTGGTCGCCGAACGCGAGCTGGCCGACAGCGAGGAGCGCCTGCACGTCACGCTGCGCAGCATCGGCGACGCGGTGATCGCCACCGACGAGCGCGGGCACATCGTCTTCATGAATCCCATCGCGGAGGCCTGCACGGGGTGGAGCGAGCGCGAGGCGCGGGGGCGCCACCTCGACGAGGTCTTCCTCATCGTCAACGAGGACACGCGCGCGACCGTCGAGAGCCCCGTCGCCAAGGTGCTGCGCGAGGGAACGATCGTCGGGCTCGCGAACCACACGCTGCTCGTCCGACGCGACGGCACCGACGTCCCGATCGACGACAGCGGCGCGCCCGTGCGCGAGGCCGACGGCGACATCATGGGCGTCGTGCTGGTCTTCCGCGACGTCTCCGAGCGCCGCGAGTACGAGCGGGTCCGCGAGCACGCGGCGGGCGAGCGCCGCTGGCGCGAGCTGGCCGAGTCGCTGCCGCAGATGGTCTGGACCTGCCGCAGCGACGGCCATTGCGACTACCTGAGCCCGCAGTGGCGCACCTACACGGGCGTCCAGCTCGCGCAGCAGCTCGGCTACGGCTGGCTCGAGGCGGTCCACCCCGACGACCGTGCCCCCACCATGACCCGCTGGCGGGCCGCGGTGGCGACGACGACGCCGTTCCGCGTCGAGCACCGGCTGCGCCGGCACGACGGGACGTATCGCTGGATGGACGCGCGCGCGACCCCGCTCGGGGCCCGCGACGGTGAGACGCGCTGGTTCGGCACGAGCACCGACGTGACCGAGCTGAAGGAGGCCGAGGCCGACCGCGAGGGCCTGCTGCGGGACGCCGACCGCGCGCGTGCCGACGCCGAGGAGGCGCGGGCCCTCGCGGAATCGGCGAACGTCGCGAAGGACCAGTTCCTGGCCGTGCTCTCGCACGAGCTGCGCGCCCCGCTGAACGCGATGATGGCGTGGCTGGGGCTGCTGAAGCGCGGGGCGCTCCAGGGCACCGACCTGACACGCGCCGTCGCGACCATCGAGCGCAACGTCAACCTCCAGGCGCAGCTGATCGACGATCTCCTCGACGTCTCGCGCATCGTCTCGGGCAAGCTGAGCCTCGACGCGCAGCGCGTCGACCTGGGCGCCGTGGTGCAGACGGCGGTCGAGGACGCCCGGCAGGCGGCAGCGGCCAAGGGCGTGGCGCTGGAGGCCGACGTCGCGGTGCTCGACCACGCCGTCCTCGGCGACGCCCAGCGCTTGCGCCAGGTGGTGACGAACCTCCTCACCAACGCGATCAAGTTCACGCCGCCGGGCGGCCGCGTCACCGTCGCGC
It contains:
- a CDS encoding CHASE3 domain-containing protein produces the protein MRTTPRWALDRATTFGLGVAMVLGVLVTAANLHQLRDATETTAWVMHTHEVREQTDALMRDILDAETGQRGFLLTGDPAYLTPWERGRAGLATELARLRELVRDNPAQIGRVDRLGELVRERLRELAENLDIRRQQGLAAVVPHVRSDVGQRVMNDVRSAVDEMQREEAGLLRERLAAAAASRTRLELWLVAAAAFAIGLVGIVLFGLNAATRRRLVAERELADSEERLHVTLRSIGDAVIATDERGHIVFMNPIAEACTGWSEREARGRHLDEVFLIVNEDTRATVESPVAKVLREGTIVGLANHTLLVRRDGTDVPIDDSGAPVREADGDIMGVVLVFRDVSERREYERVREHAAGERRWRELAESLPQMVWTCRSDGHCDYLSPQWRTYTGVQLAQQLGYGWLEAVHPDDRAPTMTRWRAAVATTTPFRVEHRLRRHDGTYRWMDARATPLGARDGETRWFGTSTDVTELKEAEADREGLLRDADRARADAEEARALAESANVAKDQFLAVLSHELRAPLNAMMAWLGLLKRGALQGTDLTRAVATIERNVNLQAQLIDDLLDVSRIVSGKLSLDAQRVDLGAVVQTAVEDARQAAAAKGVALEADVAVLDHAVLGDAQRLRQVVTNLLTNAIKFTPPGGRVTVALGERAGAAGIEVSDTGAGIAPDFLPHVFDRFRQADETSTRAHGGLGLGLSIVRHLVELHGGTVGVASDGPGRGACFRVRLPMDSAPFTRVPALLPTLPASQSPDVLDGVHVLLVEDDDDTREALSAVLEAHGATVRATASVTEALARLDDALPDVVLSDIAMPGRSGLDLIRELRATHGPALPVLALTGHASSNDRREALDAGFDDHLAKPIAPEVLLARLRAVVRRSAP